One Jatrophihabitans sp. DNA segment encodes these proteins:
- a CDS encoding DUF5996 family protein, which translates to MLFPPMPLAEWQDTKQTLHRFLQIAGKVRLEQSPLRNHWWNVPFHLTARGLTSRPMGTDTFFTIDFDFVEHLLRVECSTGQRVSFGLTNLSVAEFYRQLLDTLASVGYDVQIAQPAPFDLADSTPFAEDFHHDTYIAEHANRYWQILGQVSLVLEEFAGRSYAKTSPVHHFWHTMDIAVTRFSDRIADLPDGVDPVTREAYSHEVISAGFWFGDDEFAEPAFYSYTAPEPAGLAEEPLSPAQASWVRRGSSHLALLRYDDARASADPRAAVLEFLESAYLAGAHRAGWDIEGLRHPRAAPLTPSPGG; encoded by the coding sequence ATGTTGTTCCCGCCGATGCCGCTGGCCGAGTGGCAGGACACCAAGCAGACGCTACATCGCTTCCTGCAGATCGCCGGCAAGGTGCGCCTGGAGCAGAGCCCGCTGCGCAATCATTGGTGGAACGTCCCCTTTCACCTGACTGCCCGCGGGCTCACGTCTCGGCCGATGGGCACGGACACCTTCTTCACGATCGACTTCGACTTCGTCGAGCACCTGCTGCGCGTCGAGTGCAGCACCGGGCAGCGCGTGTCGTTCGGCCTGACGAACCTGTCGGTGGCCGAGTTCTACCGGCAGTTGCTCGACACGCTCGCCTCGGTCGGCTACGACGTGCAGATCGCCCAGCCCGCGCCCTTCGACCTGGCCGACAGCACCCCCTTCGCCGAGGACTTCCACCACGACACCTACATCGCCGAGCACGCTAACCGGTACTGGCAGATCCTGGGGCAGGTGTCGCTGGTGCTGGAGGAGTTCGCCGGTCGCAGCTATGCCAAGACCAGTCCGGTGCATCACTTCTGGCACACCATGGACATCGCGGTCACCCGGTTCTCCGACCGGATCGCCGATCTGCCCGACGGCGTCGACCCGGTCACCCGGGAGGCGTACTCGCACGAGGTGATCAGCGCCGGGTTCTGGTTCGGCGACGACGAGTTCGCCGAACCGGCGTTTTACAGCTACACCGCCCCGGAACCGGCCGGGCTGGCCGAGGAGCCGCTGAGCCCGGCCCAGGCCAGCTGGGTCCGCAGAGGCAGCTCGCACCTTGCCCTGCTGCGCTACGACGACGCCCGCGCCAGCGCCGATCCCCGGGCCGCCGTCCTGGAGTTCCTGGAGAGCGCCTATCTGGCAGGCGCCCACCGGGCCGGCTGGGACATCGAGGGCCTGCGCCATCCACGGGCCGCGCCGCTCACGCCGTCACCGGGCGGCTAG
- a CDS encoding DUF6338 family protein, giving the protein MLESFQAFFATLLALLPGAVYVFTYERQVGSFGVNFTDRIIRFLSASAVFHAVFAFAEYRAYVDLFRSGKLGRGELSGWQVEMLALTYLLVPALAGFLLGQAWRSRPKWLAWALGGAQPPRAWDDLFARGPEGFIRARLKSGQWIAGYFGTAPDGRKSYAAGFPHDQDLLITRRVDIDPESGDYVTAADGSAQTLDGWLLVRWEELEILEFTEVSADDT; this is encoded by the coding sequence GTGCTCGAAAGCTTTCAAGCTTTCTTCGCGACCCTCCTCGCATTACTGCCAGGAGCGGTTTACGTGTTCACCTACGAACGCCAGGTCGGATCCTTCGGCGTCAACTTCACTGACCGCATCATTCGGTTTCTATCAGCTAGTGCTGTGTTTCACGCCGTCTTTGCTTTCGCCGAGTACCGAGCTTATGTAGACCTTTTTCGCAGTGGCAAATTAGGCAGGGGTGAACTCAGCGGCTGGCAGGTCGAGATGCTCGCCCTGACCTACCTTCTCGTGCCGGCCCTGGCAGGTTTCCTCCTGGGACAAGCGTGGCGGAGTCGACCGAAGTGGCTAGCATGGGCACTCGGTGGCGCGCAGCCTCCTCGAGCTTGGGATGACCTTTTCGCGCGTGGACCTGAGGGCTTTATTCGGGCCAGGCTCAAGTCAGGCCAATGGATTGCCGGCTACTTCGGCACAGCACCGGACGGGCGTAAGTCTTACGCGGCGGGGTTCCCTCACGACCAAGATCTACTGATAACTCGCAGGGTCGACATCGATCCTGAATCAGGCGACTACGTGACAGCGGCCGACGGCAGCGCGCAGACCCTCGACGGCTGGCTCCTTGTACGCTGGGAAGAGTTGGAAATACTCGAATTCACGGAGGTGAGCGCCGATGACACGTGA
- a CDS encoding phosphoribosyltransferase family protein → MIVFADRVEAGRRLAGQLEFLRSRDVVVLGLPRGGVPVAFEVARALAAPLDVLVVRKLGVPRQPELAMGAVGEDGARVVNLEVLADAGVGAADFALVERRERAALEAQVVRLRQARARLELTGRTALLVDDGMATGATARAACLTARQLGAARVVLAVPVAPLAAIQDFPEADAVSCVCTPDPFRAVGAHYRDFSAVTEDAVLDLLYDAARWAPE, encoded by the coding sequence GTGATCGTCTTCGCTGATCGGGTCGAGGCCGGCCGGCGGTTGGCCGGTCAGCTGGAGTTCCTGCGCTCGCGGGACGTGGTGGTCCTCGGGCTGCCCCGAGGCGGCGTGCCGGTGGCCTTCGAGGTGGCCAGGGCACTGGCCGCCCCGCTGGACGTCCTGGTCGTGCGCAAGCTCGGCGTTCCGCGCCAGCCGGAGCTGGCGATGGGCGCGGTGGGTGAGGACGGCGCGCGGGTGGTCAATCTCGAGGTGCTCGCCGACGCCGGCGTCGGGGCTGCCGACTTCGCGCTGGTGGAGCGACGCGAGCGGGCCGCGCTGGAGGCTCAGGTCGTCCGGCTCAGGCAGGCGCGAGCGCGTCTGGAGCTGACCGGTCGGACCGCCCTGCTCGTCGACGACGGGATGGCGACCGGCGCCACCGCTCGCGCCGCCTGCCTGACAGCCCGCCAGCTGGGCGCCGCCAGGGTCGTCCTCGCCGTGCCGGTGGCGCCCCTGGCGGCGATCCAGGACTTTCCCGAGGCCGACGCCGTCAGTTGCGTCTGCACGCCTGACCCCTTCCGAGCCGTCGGTGCCCACTACCGCGACTTCTCCGCGGTCACCGAGGACGCGGTGCTCGACCTGCTCTACGACGCCGCCCGTTGGGCGCCTGAGTGA
- a CDS encoding DUF4157 domain-containing protein: MTEAGLASATPDRDSARAGKQSSDSHSPVPEALVSAESGAADQLSAILLGLPGLSHPRPGQDGRALRRSSNGEDRLGGQAVPDDLSQALRRRRGAGQALPPAVAADFGGQLGIDLGAVRIHTDAEADRLSRSIDATAFTAGSDVYFSAGAYSPGSPTGQHTLAHELAHVAQQHTEVPGGPVIGRADDPAEAHADRVASQVVSALRRQARPAPSVAHAECLAPLPALRRQAESARRQAESAQAPVAGSDAPIRRLFAYEQSTYKPADPRLQALIERLPTVCAVPKEVLSDYQEASELEAEFDLVAWLGERGVTPLDSEQSLAEAVGQTLAMIGFEQGVAKLQGLATGLFESAGKPVVDVPGAPALKHGGAWLSRDELLKRMRAKFPGFAEDPLDLAAWRAIPLGTEFKQDFEIWNMIGQIRRAQATELAVTSAAAKSATVVEKSVDTLAQQPGGTPVAVTSLAGSLPQSEQYEDEIGKLAARHRLSLGVAEAMSERVLAFIREYSARRSSPDLFVQIGTASLATAGAVGVKAATVEAALREGTLHERLTHVLNFGNVLANLLIEQASAAEARQAAQAARFDAHQLRLLIEVGTTGMPSREQQALRELKDSIVKPLVGGPSAVNERSESDVGIPFSDREREHWGTDIPQFEMGSKKVAVDPDHPWVKEKQEQGFPVRSGPSTHTFELFEMTELLGLRPQLSLEEVMLAATGYLLPISAHSLIEIQHVAEQFGMAPVTSPELYGRLMLALRSGATSAEQTRKDLATVLAAGPIAEEEQLAAAHHYLLSHGYSFVGYHGTDGDAATSIKATGFLDTGTRKADDPWRGVYVAPDVATASGYLKKDESLEKKDKKPPELLRVYAPTSVVSGCIQARLPLEDSKVQREIGRRLTSGSMAPPHGDHLLLGREHAEHEGEREANSLEAVLSWSAALQCVAIPSLHKEKTPSAPELGLPQQVRIPEQLSFEDQNSSGGLDLRSDADRTDPRGWQPSEKYLESKGDWDLESYAGSSAEHTRTGPNARETEILRALGVRVAPGMSWAKVAEQTLQKQANASTLLELLPELAEVPLDSPLWTDFVYRFASAEQPSAIEPGLYLSGWKSAMDLQWQQENVGAVLNCCQYVFPQAPGVSYERVNVVGYNNGLFEWASQKIAAASKGGILVHCVEGKNRSATVLAAYLMKAHRWNATRAAREVVAQRPWADPDLSALIPWERRLADLGLVMPPPERRTGKGPATGLASEPGSGKAEALNGESSPSADVDWPGQREAMLESLRTQAAQTDFESVGATVGLDRYLTLHNSPGTADNCLIYSIAHALRLVKSEEEIAEIGVNVRHRRIGVERDGFLNAAAIPYLLDQLGAAGTRVILLDTTGRVSSPQVLGADTYSAEVVNARGADTVVVVNVHNVHFGYGLLRGTWAPKVVGGDAVEGNQWIQFEQR, translated from the coding sequence ATGACCGAGGCCGGGCTCGCCTCAGCCACACCGGACCGCGACAGCGCCCGAGCCGGCAAGCAGTCCTCGGACTCCCACTCCCCCGTCCCCGAGGCGCTCGTGTCCGCCGAATCCGGCGCCGCCGACCAGCTCTCTGCCATCCTGCTGGGCCTCCCGGGCCTCTCCCACCCCCGGCCGGGGCAGGACGGCCGCGCGCTGCGACGTTCGAGCAACGGGGAGGACCGGCTGGGCGGCCAGGCGGTTCCCGATGACCTCAGCCAGGCGCTGCGGCGCCGTCGCGGCGCCGGTCAGGCGCTGCCTCCCGCAGTGGCCGCCGACTTCGGCGGCCAGCTCGGCATCGACCTGGGGGCCGTCCGCATCCACACCGACGCCGAGGCCGACCGGCTGTCGCGCTCGATCGACGCCACGGCGTTCACCGCCGGTTCAGATGTCTACTTCAGCGCGGGCGCGTACTCCCCGGGCAGCCCGACCGGCCAGCACACGCTGGCGCACGAGCTCGCTCACGTCGCCCAGCAGCACACTGAGGTCCCGGGCGGGCCGGTGATCGGCCGCGCCGACGATCCGGCCGAGGCGCACGCCGACCGGGTCGCCAGCCAGGTGGTGTCGGCGCTGCGCCGACAGGCCCGGCCCGCGCCGTCGGTGGCGCACGCCGAGTGCCTGGCCCCGCTGCCCGCACTGCGACGGCAGGCCGAGTCGGCGCGGCGGCAGGCCGAGTCGGCGCAGGCGCCGGTCGCCGGCTCCGACGCCCCGATTCGACGGCTCTTCGCCTACGAGCAGAGCACGTACAAACCTGCCGACCCCCGTCTTCAGGCGCTGATCGAGCGGCTGCCCACGGTGTGCGCCGTGCCGAAGGAGGTGCTGTCGGACTACCAGGAAGCCTCCGAGCTGGAGGCCGAGTTCGACCTGGTGGCCTGGCTGGGCGAGCGCGGCGTCACGCCGCTGGACTCCGAGCAGAGCCTGGCGGAGGCGGTAGGCCAGACGCTGGCCATGATCGGCTTCGAGCAGGGCGTCGCGAAGCTACAGGGGCTGGCCACGGGGCTGTTCGAGAGCGCTGGCAAGCCGGTCGTCGATGTGCCGGGCGCGCCCGCGCTCAAGCACGGCGGCGCCTGGCTCAGCAGGGACGAGCTGCTCAAGCGGATGCGGGCCAAGTTCCCGGGCTTCGCCGAGGACCCGCTGGACCTGGCGGCGTGGCGGGCCATCCCGCTGGGCACGGAGTTCAAGCAGGACTTCGAGATCTGGAACATGATCGGTCAGATCCGCCGGGCCCAGGCCACCGAACTGGCCGTCACATCCGCCGCGGCCAAGTCGGCCACGGTGGTCGAGAAGTCGGTCGACACCCTGGCGCAGCAGCCTGGCGGCACACCGGTCGCGGTCACCTCGCTGGCAGGCTCGCTGCCGCAGTCCGAGCAGTACGAGGACGAGATCGGCAAGCTGGCCGCCCGCCACCGGCTGAGCCTCGGGGTGGCCGAGGCGATGAGCGAACGGGTGCTCGCCTTCATCAGGGAGTACTCCGCCAGGCGCAGCTCACCCGACCTGTTCGTCCAGATCGGCACTGCCAGCCTCGCCACGGCAGGGGCGGTCGGCGTCAAGGCCGCCACCGTCGAAGCCGCGCTGCGCGAGGGCACCCTGCACGAGCGGCTCACCCACGTGCTCAACTTCGGCAACGTGCTGGCCAACCTGCTGATCGAGCAGGCCAGCGCGGCAGAGGCCCGGCAAGCCGCTCAGGCGGCGCGCTTCGACGCGCACCAGCTGCGGCTGCTGATCGAGGTGGGAACCACCGGCATGCCCAGCAGGGAGCAGCAGGCCCTCAGGGAGCTGAAGGACTCGATCGTCAAGCCCCTCGTCGGCGGCCCGTCCGCGGTCAACGAGCGCAGCGAGTCCGATGTCGGCATCCCGTTCAGCGACAGGGAACGCGAGCACTGGGGCACTGACATCCCGCAGTTCGAGATGGGTTCGAAGAAGGTCGCCGTCGACCCCGATCACCCGTGGGTGAAGGAGAAGCAGGAGCAGGGCTTCCCGGTGCGGTCCGGGCCGTCGACTCACACCTTCGAGCTGTTCGAGATGACCGAGCTGCTCGGCCTGCGCCCGCAGCTCAGCCTGGAGGAGGTCATGCTCGCAGCCACGGGCTACCTGCTGCCGATCTCGGCGCACAGCCTGATCGAGATCCAGCACGTCGCCGAGCAGTTCGGGATGGCGCCGGTCACCAGCCCCGAGCTGTACGGCCGGCTGATGCTGGCGCTTCGATCCGGCGCGACCAGCGCCGAGCAGACCCGCAAGGACCTGGCCACAGTGCTGGCCGCCGGACCGATCGCCGAGGAGGAGCAGCTGGCGGCGGCGCATCACTACCTGCTCTCGCACGGCTACTCCTTCGTCGGTTACCACGGCACCGACGGTGACGCCGCCACCAGCATCAAGGCGACCGGTTTCCTCGACACCGGCACCCGCAAGGCCGATGACCCGTGGCGCGGCGTCTACGTGGCGCCGGACGTGGCGACGGCTTCGGGTTACCTGAAGAAGGACGAGTCGCTGGAGAAGAAGGACAAGAAGCCGCCGGAGCTGCTGCGGGTCTACGCGCCCACCAGCGTCGTCAGCGGCTGCATCCAGGCGCGGCTGCCGCTGGAGGACAGCAAGGTCCAGCGCGAGATCGGCCGCCGGCTCACATCCGGCTCGATGGCTCCCCCGCACGGCGATCACTTGTTGCTGGGCCGCGAGCACGCCGAGCACGAGGGCGAGCGCGAGGCCAACTCGCTGGAGGCGGTGCTCAGCTGGAGCGCGGCCCTGCAATGCGTGGCGATTCCCTCGTTGCACAAGGAGAAGACGCCTTCGGCGCCGGAGCTGGGCCTGCCGCAGCAGGTGCGGATTCCGGAGCAGCTCAGCTTCGAGGACCAGAACTCCAGCGGCGGCCTGGACTTGCGCTCCGACGCCGACAGGACCGATCCGCGCGGCTGGCAGCCGAGCGAGAAGTACCTTGAGAGCAAGGGTGATTGGGATCTGGAGTCCTACGCCGGCAGCTCCGCCGAGCACACCAGGACCGGGCCGAACGCTCGCGAGACCGAGATCCTGCGCGCGCTGGGCGTGCGGGTCGCGCCTGGCATGAGCTGGGCGAAGGTCGCCGAGCAGACCCTGCAGAAGCAGGCCAACGCCTCGACCCTGCTGGAGCTGCTTCCGGAGCTGGCGGAGGTGCCGTTGGACTCGCCGCTGTGGACCGACTTCGTGTACCGCTTCGCCTCCGCCGAGCAACCGTCGGCGATCGAGCCCGGCCTCTACCTGTCCGGCTGGAAGAGCGCGATGGACCTGCAGTGGCAGCAGGAGAACGTCGGCGCCGTCCTGAACTGCTGCCAGTACGTGTTTCCGCAGGCGCCCGGTGTGAGCTACGAGCGGGTCAACGTGGTCGGTTACAACAACGGCCTGTTCGAGTGGGCCAGCCAGAAGATCGCCGCGGCCAGCAAGGGCGGAATCCTGGTGCACTGCGTGGAGGGCAAGAACCGCAGCGCCACGGTGCTCGCGGCGTACCTGATGAAGGCGCACCGGTGGAACGCGACCCGCGCCGCTCGCGAGGTTGTCGCCCAGCGGCCGTGGGCCGATCCGGACCTGTCGGCGCTGATCCCCTGGGAGCGGCGCCTAGCCGACCTGGGCTTGGTGATGCCGCCGCCCGAGCGCCGGACCGGCAAGGGGCCGGCGACCGGACTCGCCTCCGAGCCCGGTTCGGGCAAGGCTGAAGCGCTGAATGGCGAGTCATCGCCCTCTGCCGACGTCGACTGGCCGGGCCAGCGCGAGGCCATGCTGGAAAGCCTGCGCACCCAAGCGGCCCAGACCGACTTCGAGTCGGTCGGAGCCACCGTCGGCCTGGACAGGTACCTGACGCTGCACAACAGTCCGGGCACGGCTGACAACTGCCTGATCTACTCGATCGCGCACGCGCTACGCCTGGTCAAGTCCGAGGAGGAGATCGCCGAGATCGGCGTCAACGTGCGGCACCGGCGGATCGGTGTCGAGCGCGACGGGTTCCTCAACGCGGCCGCCATCCCCTACCTGCTCGATCAGCTGGGCGCGGCAGGCACCAGGGTGATCCTGCTCGACACGACCGGCCGGGTCAGCTCGCCGCAGGTCCTGGGCGCCGACACCTACTCCGCCGAGGTCGTCAACGCCAGGGGCGCTGACACCGTCGTCGTCGTCAACGTGCACAACGTGCACTTCGGCTACGGCCTGCTGCGGGGGACGTGGGCGCCCAAGGTCGTCGGCGGCGACGCCGTCGAGGGCAACCAGTGGATCCAGTTCGAACAGCGCTGA